In the Anoplopoma fimbria isolate UVic2021 breed Golden Eagle Sablefish chromosome 7, Afim_UVic_2022, whole genome shotgun sequence genome, one interval contains:
- the LOC129093025 gene encoding uncharacterized protein LOC129093025, whose product MTSLVLALYLTCLVWGKMAQTTDLNFSSSIQQESDFVSVKTRENLTLQCFYEGIVAARLYWYKQTLREKPKLISTFYMYDKNKYFYGEFKNNSHFTLDTENGKNDLTITDLHVSDSATYFCISCYLYTLDISVSITVSVQGSGLKVPALVHQSASENIQPGGSVTLNCTVHTGTCDEQHSVYWFKDSEESHPGLIYTHGGRNDQCERKPNTQTHTCVYNLPMKSLNLSHAGTYYCAVASCGHILFGDGTKLDFEDQPDSPVLVYLLSGALTFTTILSVLLALSVCMMNKTNSFQGKDSHNISSSPTANAMGYQHAVILYYAALSVHLQNRSTGQRDQTWSECVYYSVKQ is encoded by the exons ATGACATCTCTAGTGTTGGCTCTCTATCTCACATGTCTGGTCTGGGGGAAAATGG CTCAGACGACCGATCTGAATTTCTCCTCATCCATTCAACAAGAGAGTGATTTCGTGTCGGTTAAAACAAGGGAGAACTTGACGTTGCAGTGTTTCTATGAAGGCATTGTTGCTGCAAGGCTTTACTGGTATAAGCAAACGCTGAGAGAAAAACCAAAGCTCATCTCTACCTTCTATAtgtatgataaaaataaatatttctacgGTGAATTCAAGAACAATTCACACTTCACCTTGGATACTGAAAATGGTAAGAACGACCTGACAATCACAGACTTGCACGTTTCAGACTCAGCTACTTACTTCTGCATAAGTTGTTATCTATACACATTAGACATTTCGGTGAGCATTACTGTCAGTGTACAGGGTTCAGGTTTGAAAGTCCCGGCTTTGGTCCACCAGTCAGCATCTGAGAACATCCAGCCAGGAGGCTCTGTGACCCTGAACTGTACAGTTCACACTGGGACCTGTGATGAACAACACAGTGTTTACTGGTTCAAAGACTCTGAAGAATCTCATCCAGGACTCATTTACACCCATGGAGGAAGGAATGATCAGTGTGAGAGGAaacccaacacacaaacacacacctgtgtctACAACCTGCCAATGAAGAGCCTGAATCTGTCTCATGCTGGGACCTACTACTGTGCTGTTGCCTCGTGTGGACACATACTGTTTGGAGACGGCACCAAGCTGGACTTTGAGG aTCAGCCGGACTCTCCTGTTTTGGTGTATCTCTTGAGCGGAGCTTTGACATTCACCACCATCCTGAGTGTTTTACTGGCTCTCTCAGTGTGCATGATGAACAAGACAAACAGCTTCCAAGGCAAAG ACTCACACAATATCTCCAGCTCCCCCACAGCAAATGCAATG GGTTACCAACATGCTGTAATCCTGTATTATGCGGCTTTAAGTGTCCACCTGCAAAACAGATCAACAGGACAGCGGGATCAGACCTGGAGTGAATGTGTGTACTACAGCGTAAAGCAGTAA
- the LOC129093024 gene encoding titin-like, producing MMTSPKFVFYLTSLFLGKMVQTTDLNFSSSVNQEIRFLSVTTGERLTLQCFYEGAVAARLFWYKQTLGQKPRHISTFYKYDTKGVFHAEFNNSRFTLDAEGGKNHLRISDLQISDSATYYCASRYSYKFDFMQGTFVSVQGSGLNVPTLVHQSASETIQPGGSVTLNCTVHTGTCDGQHSVYWFKDSEESHPGLIYTHGGRNDQCERKPNTQTHTCVYNLPMKSLNLSHAGTYYCAVASCGHILFGDGTKLVFEEVDSLVLVYFLSGALAFTIILSVLLVFLLCMMNKRNICECTESHAKGSPCSTTNAEVEQNEENINYADVRELRVNRSRRQRNYTETECTYSSIKK from the exons ATGATGACATCTCCAAAGTTTGTCTTTTATCTGACTTCTTTGTTTTTGGGGAAAATGG TTCAGACGACCGATCTGAATTTCTCCTCATCTGTTAATCAAGAGATTCGTTTTCTATCAGTTACAACTGGGGAAAGATTGACGTTGCAGTGTTTCTATGAAGGTGCTGTAGCAGCAAGGCTTTTCTGGTACAAACAGACACTGGGACAAAAACCAAGGCACATCTCTACCTTCTACAAATACGACACAAAAGGAGTTTTTCATGCTGAATTCAATAATTCACGTTTCACATTGGATGCTGAAGGAGGTAAAAATCACTTGAGGATATCAGATCTGCAAATTTCGGACTCCGCTACTTACTACTGCGCAAGTCGCTATTCATACAAGTTTGATTTCATGCAGGGCACTTTTGTCAGTGTCCAGGGTTCAGGTTTGAACGTTCCAACTTTGGTCCACCAGTCAGCATCTGAGACCATCCAGCCAGGAGGCTCTGTGACTCTGAACTGTACAGTTCACACTGGGACCTGTGATGGACAACACAGTGTTTACTGGTTCAAAGACTCTGAAGAATCTCATCCAGGACTCATTTACACCCATGGAGGCAGGAATGATCAGTGTGAGAGGAaacccaacacacaaacacacacctgtgtctACAACCTGCCAATGAAGAGCCTGAATCTGTCTCATGCTGGGACCTACTACTGTGCTGTTGCCTCGTGTGGACACATACTGTTTGGAGACGGGACCAAGCTGGTCTTTGAGG AGGTGGATTCTCTTGTCTTGGTATATTTCTTGAGTGGAGCATTAGCATTCACCATCATCCTGAGTGTCTTACTGGTTTTCTTACTGTGCATGATGAACAAGAGGAACATCTGTGAATGTACAG aGTCTCATGCAAAAGGTTCACCCTGCTCCACAACGAATGCAGAG GTtgaacaaaatgaagaaaacatcaATTATGCTGATGTAAGGGAACTCAGGGTCAACAGATCAAGAAGACAAAGGAACTACACCGAGACTGAATGCACGTACTCAAGTATAAAGAAGTAG